The DNA sequence aaaaaatagtTGATAGTCATGCAATATCTACATTTTATCTATTTTTCATGTTTTAGGCACAActtttgtggttttttttttttttgtaaacttAAATTAAATTAAGTTAAATTCTGCTGTATCCACAAACTAGCTGTTCATAATTTTAATAACAGTCTTCTTTCTGTTTTAGGGCGCTGTCTGGGTTGTTCCCAAGCATTACGATCCGCGAGACTCCAGCGAGGAGGAGGATGGTGTCGCGTCGCAggtgctcggcggaggcgtcgGAGACTGTGTCTGCTGCGTGTGCGGCCGGCGCTTCGCGTTCCTGGCCCACCTGATCGAGCACTTCGCCGTGCACAAGTCCGACGTGCGCTGTCACCTGTGCCAGGTGACGTTCCCCCGCGTCATTTCGCTGGCTCTCCACCTGGACTCCCACTCTGGGCACCGCCTCTTTTGCAGCAGGTGCGGTGTGGCCTTCCGTACCACCTGGCACATGAACGGACACATGGAGAAGCACACGCAGGGGATGGAGGTGCGCGCACCTGATGCTCTGACGCCTTCGCCGGCAGACCAGAAgctggaggaggatgaggaggaggaagaagatgtAGAGGAGGCTATTGTTGAGAATGAGGAGATGGATGTGAAGCacctgaaggaggaggagggcgaggaggaggaagatgtaAAGGAGGCTATTGTCGAGAACGAGGAGATGGATGTGAAGTACttgaaggaggaggagcaggagatgAAGATCGAAGATCGAGACTCCCCAGGCAGAGATCACCTGCTGCTGGGAGCGTGTAAGTTTGATCATAATTACTTTAACAGGCAGACCCTCCCGACGCCTGCTGCTCTGTCCGAGCGTGTGCGTGGCATACAGGGTTCTACCCAGGAAACTATGGACCATGTCAAAACCAGCAGTAGTGAAACTTTATATGTAAATAACAATAAATCAGACACTGCAGCATCCTTGAATGTGTCGGAGCCCGAGGTTGGCCAGCGGGAGACGGTGGAGGTTGAGATGCTTCGCGGTTTGAAGGAGGGCAGGAAAAGTGCTTCTGTGTCATCTCCCACGGAGCTGCTCGTCCAAGTGGAGGAGGACTACGAGAAATGCTCTTGGGAACAAGGCCCGATTCAGGAGGAAGCTGTGAAGGAAGAAGACGAGTTCAGCGTGGCGAGCAGCGATGGCGACTCGTTGCCCCCGGGCGACTCTGCGTACACCCCCGAGGAGGATCTGCATTCCGATAAAGACTCCGTCGGGTCCAGCAGCGACTCCTCGGGGGACGACGCTCCGCGGAGGTGCAAAGGCAAAAGGTCGAGAGCTACGCGCGGCAGACGTAAGCGTGCGTGCGCCGTCGTGGGCCAGAAGCCCCTCGCCACCGCGACCCCTGAGCCGCTCTGCTCCTCCTGCGGTCTCTTCAGAGGCCCCCGTGGGGTCGGGGGGCGGTGCCAGTGCGAGCCGCAGCTCACGTGCTGCCAGTGCGGCCTCGCGCAAGAGAGCCAAGAGCAGCTGCTGAAACACCAGGCGGAGAAGCACCCGTCCACCAAGTACGTCTGCGCCAGCTGCATGCGCATCTTTAACGACCACAACATCTTCACCAGGCACGTGTGCTGCAGCGGGCCCAAGGCGCCTCCCGCACCACCGCCACCAGCCCCCACCAAGCACGCAGGCAGGGGCAAAAATCTGCCCCTGATGATTCTGAATTTTGTGCCTCCGTCCTCCGGCGGAGGGGCTCGCAAGGCTCCGCTCAGCACCGGGGACCGGGCCTTTCCCACCATCCTGCTCACCAACAACGCCATCGTTAACCCGGGTCAGAAACTTCCGGTTCAGAATTCCTCGCTGCCTGTATTGCCCAACAAACCTTCCTTGTCCACTAATCAGTCAGTGCCGATGCAAGTAATGGCCACTTTGTCACTGAATAATGAGCAGAAGGTGACTGGTTTGGTTTTAAAAGGGGTGCAGAGCTCAGGGACCCCTTCGTCTCCCGTTACGAGGGCAGAGACGATACACCTCAACGTAGCAACGCAGTCGCAGGTCAAAGTGCACACGCCGGCCCCCCCTCCAGCTCAAATGGTTTTCCAAGGCGTCGTCATGTCCCAGCATGGGCCAGCTCCCGCCGGTCCCCCTGCCCACCCGCCCGGCTGTACGCCCCCCCTGATGGCGTCCGTTCTCGGCCCCGCGGGCGTGCCCATCCAACCCCAGCAGTCCAGGGTGGCTCTGCGCATCCCCCCCTGCAGCCCCTCCACCACGGTGTCCGTGTCTTTCTCCCCCACCCCTGTCCAGTTTCCCGCACCCGTGCTCGTTTCTGCCAATGGGCCAAAGATCCCGCCCCTGCCGCTGCAAATGCGTAAGTTTGATCATAATTACTTTAACAGGCAGACCCTCCCGACGCCTGCTGCTCTGTCCGAGCGTGTGCGTGGCATACAGGGTTCTACCCAGGAAACTATGGACCATGTCAAAACCAGCAGTAGTGAAACTTTATATGTAAATAACAATAAATCAGACACTGCAGCATCCTTGAATGTGTCGGAGCCCGAGGTTGGCCAGCGGGAGACGGTGGAGGTTGAGATGCTTCGCGGTTTGAAGGAGGGCAGGAAAAGTGCCTCCACCACGGTGTCCGTGTCTTTCTCTCCCACCCCTGTCCAGTTTCCCGCACCCATGCTCGTTTCTGCCAATGGGCCGAAGACCCCGCCCCTCAAGAATCTGCCGCTTGCCAGACCTATGAGACCAATTGTGCTATGCTTCTCTGCTCCTGGCCCAACTCCTGTCCCCGTCTGTGGTCCTGCCCCTGTTCCCGCCACTGGTCTCGCCTCTGGTCCCACTCGTAGTCCCGCCCCTGGTCCCGCCCCTGGTCCCGCCCCTGGTCCCGCCCCTggtcctcctcctcgccctcctcctgctcctcatgGTCTCTGTCCCACTTCTGCTCCTGCTCCTCTATCCGGCGtggccccctccccctcttgcTCCGCCCCACGACTTCCGAGCCCTGCCGGCCCTTCAAGCCCCTCCCCTACtctcctggcccctcccccgTCCCAGGGTCCCCTGAAGATCGTGGCCATGTTCGTGAACCAGAGCCAGGAGCTGGCGCTGCAGAAGCGCTTGCACCAGTCCTGGCGCTCCAAGGCCGTCTTCCCCTGCCGGCAGTGTGGGGCCGTCTCTAGGCAACCGTCGCTAGGTGTGCGCCATCGCTACCGGCACCGCGGCCCGCGCCGGCACCGGTGCGCGTGCGGCCGGGCCTTCCAGCGGCTTCTCCACCTGCTGAGACACCAGGTGCAGCACGCCGAGGCCGTGCGCTACGTCTGCGCCGCCTGCGGACGCACCTTCCAGGGGACTCGGCGGCTGGGTCGCCACGGGCCGGACGGGCTCGGCGCCGGGCCGCGCCGGCAGTGCCGCAACACGTTCCCCTGCGTCTGCGGACAGGTGTTCGCCAGACCCGCCGCCCTGCTCTGGCACATGCTGAAAAATTCGAAATCCCGCAAAAAACGCTTAAAAACGTTCGTGATTTAGCCGAGAGGCAGTCGTAGGTTAGGGACGTGCGTCCTATATGGAGGACTCGGGACAGATTACAGgaatgtgtgtttatctgtTGGAGTAAGACTGTTCTGGTTCTGTTCTGGTTTCAGATGCCCTCTGATGTAGGCCGGATTGATCATATCAGTTATTGAGTGGATGTTACTCATGTATTACTTTTTGTGAGCTATTAAAAATGCCatatttaacaaaaaatgtttttttttctgttgttaCATGTTACATGTTCTCACATGGTCTGCTATTGGGATATTCTGCAACTTTAGTGAAAAataaaatttgttttttttttctttagagAGTCTGCAAATATTGACCAACGTATGATGAAGTGAGGTGCAATTCCTGCGTGATGCTACTAAATCATTTAAATTACTAAGCTAATGATTTGGGTAGGCTGCTAAAAAGCCAATACATATATTTGCCCACTTGAGGGCGCCTTTGTCAAATACATGAAGTGAGTCGATGTGCTCATAATGAGAAGATCAATGTGGAACCTTGGAAACATGATTaataaatgttatatattatatatagaaGTCCTTAAGATAAAAAAGCATTAGAATTACTTTTAGTTTTTTTTCCAATGCAACCATGGAGTGCTTTGTATTATGTGACATATTTGACATCTGCTAAACCTGAAATTCACCAGTGGAGAAATTCCCACCAAAATGCCACTCTGGTATCACTGTTGGTGGTATCCAACATTCAAAACAAATCTTTTTGGTCAAAACAAAGTCATTTTTGTCATGAATTACAGGTTTCCAGATGTATGCACCCCTGCATAGCTTGGTGCATAATGCTGAGAAATCTAGTCATAAATCTCTGATACATCTGTTTACAGTATAACTATGAGCCAGCAAAGCATGGCATAATCACATCATACTTCAAACACAAGcatttgttatttttaatttttaataggtgtatttaaaaaaaatagaaCAGCTTAATTTTCCTTTTGTatgttttagtacttagtaTGTTTAGTACTGAAACTTTATATATATTTAGACAGATGTGTATATCTTCCACCTGATGTTTTGCTAAGTGAAATGTGTCAGGGTGTGGTTGGGTTCTTTTAAAATTGTTGTATTGTTGTTGAAATGTTGAAAATGCTGTTGTTCTTGATTAGCACAAAACCTGTCATGGTCAGCAGAAAACTGCCACCTCCCTCCAGTCAGAGGTTGTGTGGAAGGTGGAGGTGTTCCTGTCTGAACCCAGGTGAGGTGTTCCTGTCTGAACCCAGGTGAGGTGTTCCTGCCTGAACCCAGGTGAGGTGTTCCTGTCTGATACCAGGTGAGGTGTTCCTGCCTGAACCCAGGTGAGGTGTTCCTGTCTGATACCAGGTGAGGTGTTCCTGCCTGAACCCAGGTGAGGTGTTCCTGCCTGAACCCAGGTGAGGTGTTCCTCTCTGATCCCAGGTCTGTTCTTgcgtcctctgtgtgtgtgagggcatttGCTCTGATGTCATTCTGATGTGTCTAGTTGAGCATCAGTGAGGCTGCGGAGCCATAAGAGCACGTATAGGGCAACCCAGTCGCCGTGGTGACGGAACTGACACAGGACCACGGACAACAAGACAGCTTGTGGTTACTTAAGTCCAGAAAACCCCTGATAAAATATGTTAGCCTGAGTGCTTCAGTTCTACAACTGGAAAAACGAACAACCTGTTTCATTTCAAGTACTGTTCATTTCAGTACTGGATATAACATATTAGCCTAACCCCAAGAGGAACTATGAGGAGATCATACCTTTAAATCAATCAACACTGACGCCCTTTACTGTGACAAAATACAGATACACATAAATATTGTcataaatacatttgatttGTCATAATCCCATACCGCAATGCAGTATATTGTTACTTAATCTTTCACAAAAAGAAGTCCTATGTAGTTCCTGCTGCTTTGGAAGTCCAttgagaaaaacaaaacaaggcaaATGGTGCTCAGACCATGAACATCCTCCCTTTACACGCAGCCTGTGTGGTTCAGAGCCGTCCGCCCTCCGTCGTGGTGTGCTGCAGGTGACATTTGCCACAGGTCACCTGTTCGAAGAAAACAAAAGTCACAAAGGCATTGTTTCACGAATGACCTTCCTCCTTTATCTTGAGTAAAAGCAGAATGGAACTGTTTACTGAGAACAGCTGATCTCTGGAGTTTGGAAACCAATATTCATGTCACATTTGGTATTTTGACATTGTGGATGTGAAGCACGCAGAGAAAACGTTCCATGTTCTAGATATGACATATAAAGACCAAATATGCTACTGTGAGCAATAATGAAGAAGTTCTGCTATATTGTGTGCCCACCAAGGTGCTGGGAATCAGTTTCATAACAGCTGAATTACAATTTTATGTTTTAATGTTTCCTTAGTTTAGGTAGCACAGAGCCTAAAAATTCACTAATTCACTAGTTGCATATGTCTTAATGTTCTAATGTTTGGGCTTCAGTGTGAAAATAGTGACTCACCGTGACCACCAGGTAATGGTAATAAACCCTGGTGTGCACACATACGTTTGTGTTGGGGTGAACCATTTCCCGGGCCCACACCACCCAACAGATCAGCTGTTTGTAATGGGCTGAAGACTAGCCCATTACGAAATGGCTAAACGCCCATCCACCTCAGCCCAAGGATTTAGATCTGAGACAAGAAGACAAAGCTGGTTCTTGGTCCCGGGTCGGGCCGGCACCTGTGTTGGAGGTGGCGCTGGTGCAGGGCCTGACTCAGCAGCTCCGACGTGCTCTGGAACGACTGGCCCAGCTCAGCCAGCTTCTGCTCCATGGAGATGATGCGCTGCTCCAGGTCCCGGTAGGAGTTACTCCAGCTGGCGCTCAAATCACACATGATCATCTGCATCTGTTGGgtcagacacagggagaggggCGTCGCCCTTACGCTCAGCTCATGCTCCCCACCGTAAAGGGTCTCCTCCCATCGGGCTGCTCCAGGCACGATTGACTCGTCTGTGCACGCTAACTTCCCGCACGCCGGACGGTGCTGTGGTGATTTTTGAGCGTGTCTAGTGTATTTTTCTGTATTGCTCAACAAATGTGAAAAGAGAATTGTCACTGATATAATTGACAGTCATACATGTTTATGACACCTCATTGCTTAAGGTTTAAATAACGAcattttattacttttttataATAGTTTTAATGTTGGCATGTTTTCCCCCTGAATTCCAAGGAAGCATACCTACTGTCATAGTGATAAAACTTTGATAAAAGGACGAATGAGCCTTTTCAAACTCtgaaaatttatttttaaaagcctGCATATTTGTTAGTGAGGGAATTTCGTTGTTTGGTACACTTCTGAACTGTTTACCAGCAAAACCAAGTAAAGTGGAGATACTAATTTGGAATTAAAACATGCAAACCAAGCCAAACCCAATCTGAGGTACCTCCACACTGCCTTAGAAACACTCCTGGTCTCACCACAAGGATGTATGATCTGCTTGCACATATATCATGTTAGGGCTCACCTCAGAGCTCCCACATCTGACAGGATGGAGTGACAGAATATGCAGTGTTTATGACAGTGAACCGCAGACAGCATTTCATGTTGTGAAGATAGTTCATCCTGCCAATTGGTCTCTACCTTGGAGAGGTCGACCATCTCGCTGGTGTAGTCTCTTAGCTTCCTCTGTTTCAGTCGCAAGTGACGAAATCTGTGAGGAGAGATTGAGATAACATTTAagctcattattattattagttgcAGGTATTAATAGCACTTTATTTTCATGGTCCCCTGTAGCTACTTTGAAGATTATTAGTTTATCTTCAACTTACATTTCCCTGGAGATCAAATCTATAGGGGATCGACAGCACGTGTAatcaacaagccatcaacaagTGTCACCTATAATAAACTTATTTCAAATGGAAATTTGTGCCTCTAAAAAGCAGAAGAGTAAAGCGCTGAAtcatacagcacacacataaaaaacGCAACTAAGCGGAAGCTAGTGAGCTCAGCCTGCACTTAAACTACTGCACAAACACTCGGTATGCACTGAAGGCATGTGCGCCTACATCCGGGCGCGGCTACATCCAGTATTACGGTGGCTCGGTCTGTGAAACTACCAAGTGTGGGAAGCTTCTCA is a window from the Brachyhypopomus gauderio isolate BG-103 chromosome 13, BGAUD_0.2, whole genome shotgun sequence genome containing:
- the LOC143473882 gene encoding uncharacterized protein LOC143473882 — encoded protein: MEIVWEESAQVVGAELELQQDGDDTGHRAQGAVWVVPKHYDPRDSSEEEDGVASQVLGGGVGDCVCCVCGRRFAFLAHLIEHFAVHKSDVRCHLCQVTFPRVISLALHLDSHSGHRLFCSRCGVAFRTTWHMNGHMEKHTQGMEVRAPDALTPSPADQKLEEDEEEEEDVEEAIVENEEMDVKHLKEEEGEEEEDVKEAIVENEEMDVKYLKEEEQEMKIEDRDSPGRDHLLLGACKFDHNYFNRQTLPTPAALSERVRGIQGSTQETMDHVKTSSSETLYVNNNKSDTAASLNVSEPEVGQRETVEVEMLRGLKEGRKSASVSSPTELLVQVEEDYEKCSWEQGPIQEEAVKEEDEFSVASSDGDSLPPGDSAYTPEEDLHSDKDSVGSSSDSSGDDAPRRCKGKRSRATRGRRKRACAVVGQKPLATATPEPLCSSCGLFRGPRGVGGRCQCEPQLTCCQCGLAQESQEQLLKHQAEKHPSTKYVCASCMRIFNDHNIFTRHVCCSGPKAPPAPPPPAPTKHAGRGKNLPLMILNFVPPSSGGGARKAPLSTGDRAFPTILLTNNAIVNPGQKLPVQNSSLPVLPNKPSLSTNQSVPMQVMATLSLNNEQKVTGLVLKGVQSSGTPSSPVTRAETIHLNVATQSQVKVHTPAPPPAQMVFQGVVMSQHGPAPAGPPAHPPGCTPPLMASVLGPAGVPIQPQQSRVALRIPPCSPSTTVSVSFSPTPVQFPAPVLVSANGPKIPPLPLQMRKFDHNYFNRQTLPTPAALSERVRGIQGSTQETMDHVKTSSSETLYVNNNKSDTAASLNVSEPEVGQRETVEVEMLRGLKEGRKSASTTVSVSFSPTPVQFPAPMLVSANGPKTPPLKNLPLARPMRPIVLCFSAPGPTPVPVCGPAPVPATGLASGPTRSPAPGPAPGPAPGPAPGPPPRPPPAPHGLCPTSAPAPLSGVAPSPSCSAPRLPSPAGPSSPSPTLLAPPPSQGPLKIVAMFVNQSQELALQKRLHQSWRSKAVFPCRQCGAVSRQPSLGVRHRYRHRGPRRHRCACGRAFQRLLHLLRHQVQHAEAVRYVCAACGRTFQGTRRLGRHGPDGLGAGPRRQCRNTFPCVCGQVFARPAALLWHMLKNSKSRKKRLKTFVI